The region TTCGAAATTGTATTTTATTAGACTACACGTTATATCAGGTTAATGGAGGTTACTTATAGCTGCTATAGGCCTAGGAGTTCATCAATTCCGACATATAATAATGTAAATTAGGCAAATGTCTATGGTAAATGTAAATATGTTACTGTCCCTTACCGATTAATGCACCATTAGGAACTTGGCCTACCAGATATATAAAATGTGTAGGTCTACTGTAATTCCGTGAGCAGGGACATTCGACAGAACTCTGGATCTCTATGAAAGCATATGGCATGATTGCTTGGCGATATTACAATGAGCAGCATGCATAGGCTTTATATCTcatggggacagagagaaaaagagagaggaggggtgtttgagagagagagacagagacagagagtgagagtttTATTGTCGGTTTATTCATGTTAACATGCTCTATAGTGCGCGAGGCAATATTATCCACAGACATAACCACACACTGCAGGCGTCATGCATTCAGCACACCGAATCACCCTGTCATCTCTTCACATTCAAGGTCAAATTAATATTGTAATTCGGAGAGTTAAAGTTAAAGTCGGGTCAAAATTGACTATCAAACGCATCACCTTGGGCTACATAGCCTATGAATTGTTACTAAGGCTGGTCGATGAGACGGATTAAAGCAACAAGAAAGATTATATGCAATAACAAAGTGTCAGCAAACATCTACATGATCATCATTTATTTAGCTTACTGTCATAATATTAACATTGTAGGCTATAGGTTAACTGGTCCCCGGGTCGTCGCGTGACAACCGGTTAaaattcatattcatatttttcacaaATATGGTGCTGATAATGGTAGCTTGCATGTTGTTCAAACATTCCTTTCCGGTGTTGTATGTAGCCTAGACCACTGCAACGGAGAACAACTGACGATTTCTGATCATCTAATCAATTCAAAATTATCAAATCAATGACAGTGACGATACATTGTGTATATTTCTTCATTCCATATAGCCTATACAATAAAGCTTCCACGATTTCACACTAAAATGTAGTCAATGTTTTGATGACGGGGGCAGCCCTGCCGCTCTGCACACGAGACAGTAATGTCTTATGGACAAAGCAACTGAGACTCGGGCTACTTTTCCTTCGCAGTGTTCCACAGACCGACCTATCGCACTAGTTCTGACGATGTTGACATATTCACACAACATTGACTGGGGCAGTGGTGTTTCACCGCAGCGTTTGAGTTCCAAACACCTTTTTATAAGACTGAAGTCTGTCCCCTCCACCCGACCTGTTAAAACCACGCCTACGAAGCCACACAATTGGTCCGAAAGCGTCAAAGAGCCAATCAACAGAGCCCAGCTTCTCGTAACATGCAACAAATCCATATAGTGTCAAGCCTATGGGGCACAGAAGCGCTAGTAATATCTTAGTGCTGGGACCTTACCACCTCTCTGCCGTCAACGGACTCCTTTCTCCGCATACGTTTttactgaaatgtgtgtgtgcgtgaaagagagaggaagaaatagtgtgcgtgcgtgtgaggaTGCATGTCTGGAACAAGTAAAGACAGAGGAATTGTTCCGCGCTATCGAAATATTTCAACACATCGCTTTTGCAGCAGGACTAAAGACAATGAGAGCGAATTCGTTTTAAAAAGGATGCCGATATTGTAAACAACATCAAGAAAAGAACGCAACAGTCAATTAAAACGCAGTGACTCACCCTTGTTGGTTCAATTCGAAGATTGTTCGCAAGACAACGCATAGAAAAGTGCTCTCGGAAGAAAATCTTTATCTCATCACAACTGAAGATTAATGGAATGCGTTTTTTCATTTCTCATTGCAGACACTCTGTTGGAACTCAGCGAAGTACACTAAAGAACATTTACACCACCCAGCCGAAAATAAGTGGATGCTTATTTCTGTAGTTGTGACGGTGGATTTCTCAAGACTTTCAAACAAGTTTTGCTCGTCAAGAAGGCTGCATAGACTGACTATAGTATTAAACTTAATAAATCCATATATTTGGTACCTGCCTGGACTTGGATGAGCTTCCTGATGAGAGATCCAGTCATACAAGGAACGAGTATGGCATACCATCCGTTTTTACCTCACCGGGGTCCGGAATTTGCCATGAGTGCAATGTTGGGTCACCAGCCTCCCTTTTTTCCGGCCCTGGCGCTACCTCACAACGGCTCCCtcggctccctctctctcccgggCGCCCTGGGAAAGCCTATCATGGACCAGCTGATGGGCGCCGCCGAGTCCGGCCTCCACTTCTCATCGCTTGGGCACCAGGCAGCCGCAGCCCATCTGAGGCCTCTGAAGACTCTGGAGCCTGAAGAAGAGGTCGAAGACGACCCGAAAGTTCACCTGGAAGCGAAGGAACTTTGGGAAACTTTCCACAAGCGAGGCACTGAAATGGTTATCACGAAATCCGGAAGGTAAGGTACACTTGTATGTGTTATAATATTACATATTTATGTTCTGTAGCTGAAATACATTAGTCTGCCTTTTGTTATTCTGAAGATCATTCTGATCATCAAGACGATGTCATTCTTCTCGATGGAATTCGTGTATTGATGTGTGCTTGGAACTGAACCTCCGCGAATCGTGGCCAACATTTTAATTTCAAACTTTCATTTCTCATGGTTATATTTGTGTAAATCAGCTGAATATGACCACAGTCTAACTGTCCTATCGACAGAATCTGTATGGTCACAGTCACATTGCATGGGAATGTAATCTCAACACGAGATAAAATAAAGCCCAGCCCAAACTATAAAATATACAACACATAAGGCTGTAACATTTTAACTTGGAAAATCTTATGACACGTGGTGATTATGAAAACAAACTGTGAGCGATTCTAAAATGTAGYCCTACGCTactacaacaaaaaaatctgtagTTTGAGGGTGTCAACTGAAACATGTAGGCCTGCCTATATGTTATGATAAAACGTGTAATAACAAATGTTATTAACACAACAAATGATTAGTATGCCGTAAAAATACAGTTACACAATGCATGCTGTACATGTTATgcgattttttattatttataagcGGCAGATATTTGTATGGCATGGGTGTAAGAAGGCCTACCGAGTGTTTTGTATTCTCGCACAAGCCTCTGTTTGATTTAATAATTTATGCATGCAATCAAGCTTACGCATAAGCTGACGATTATACATATGCTATAGGCCTAAAAATAAATGTACCCRAATATATGTAATAATTTAGTATTTGCTGTATGTAACATTGTCATTATCCTAAATAGTATAATAGCAATGCAAATATGTCTGTTTCGTGTGAGTGTAGGCTATCATTATTCAGTCACAGTGTCAAGTAGGCTAGTTCACTGTTTTTAAGTGATTTTCTTATTCCATTTCACAGGCGAATGTTCCCTCCGTTCAAAGTGAGATGCACTGGCTTGGACAAGAAAGCAAAGTACATTCTGTTGATGGATATTGTTGCAGCCGATGACTGCAGGTATAAATTTCACAACTCGCGTTGGATGGTGGCAGGGAAGGCCGACCCCGAAATGCCAAAGAGGATGTACATTCACCCGGACAGTCCGGCTACTGGCGAGCAGTGGATGTCAAAAGTCGTCAATTTTCACAAACTCAAGCTAACGAATAACATCTCCGACAAGCATGGATTTGTAAGTTCatctaatgtatgtttttttcttaTTTGCATGCTTCTAAACYTTTCTGGCATGTATTGTTGTAATAATGATTGTTATTCGTAGGCTATTATCAGACGTATTATTATTAGTCTAATAATTATAACCCCATTGGCGTTGCTTCTCTGTGGCCGTCTGTGGCCGAGGGCTGAGAAGGTTTCACCAAAATATACAGGCCTCATTTCGATTGAATAGGTTTGTGTCCAACATGAGGTCTTAATATTTTAATGTTTTCCCAACTTGTATATCATGTCAAGCTATGTGGTAATTCTACtgcttatattattattatttttttttattttgtgggGGGGTAAATGCACTGATGGTGAAATAAATTCAGGAGAATTTTCTAATACATTCCATTTTACCAAGTAAGCCTGAACTACGATTGAGCACAACATGAAATGACTTATCTTCATCAGAAGGAAGAAATCAGTGTGTGCTTATCTTTTTTTAATCTAGAATTCTTTACTGTTCCAGACCATCCTGAACTCCATGCACAAATATCAGCCCAGATTTCACATCGTGAGAGCCAACGACATTCTCAAACTCCCCTATAGCACGTTCAGGACTTACGTTTTTCCTGAAACGGATTTCATTGCAGTAACGGCCTATCAAAATGACAAGGTAGGGAGAATTACACTTTATtcgtttattttcatgaaatacaTTAAATAGTTGGATAGTGAATTTCGCCTTCCTTTTTTTTGTCAAATAGTGTATATAGCCAATGCGCCATTTGCCATCTTAAAATATGTCAAATGTCATCTTGTTTGAGTGTTAGGCCTAAAAGCTACACGTAAACGTCATCTCATGCCGTGTTTCATACTAAGCAAACCAGGCTAGAATGGGTCAGAATTCTCAGGGATGTATGTTATACAGTTTATCGTAATTCTATTTAATCACATGGAAATAATTTGGCAACGACCcagactgtgtgtatgtgcgtgtatgtgtgtgtgcgtgcgagaaagagagagtaaagaagcaagaaggagggagggagtgtgagaaagagagggggaacagaATGTGCAGTTAGTCAGAGAAAATGAGCATTTTGTTTATAACCGGCTTGGCTGGTGGTAACATTTAATTCCACGTGGCACACCGCTAATCAAAATCATATCTTATGGTGGCTCTTTGATATAAGGGAGAAATGTTAGCTAAGTCTTACCTCTGGCCACTTGGGTCAAGCAAAAATGCAGTAAATGTTTGGCAGCCACATGGGTTGAAGAATATTGTAAATCCTGCCAAAATGTGCACATGGGAGGGGCAGAAGGCAGGAGGAAGTGAGTGGGGGAACAGAATGTGATAGCTCTGCGAGAGTTGACATAAAGTACTATGCATTGCACAtggatataaaatatatgcaatggTGGGATAGGGGCGGGGAGGATCTGAGCGTTAGGGGTGAGAGCGGGTGACCTgtctggagagcgagagagaaagagaaagatattgtgtttgtatgtgtgtgtgttgaaaataaacaaatatcttCTATAGCATCAGACCTTTGTCTTATCACTAGTTTGAGAATCAATTATAAAATAATTTCCAACCATTCAGATGATggctcaattatatatatatatattcaatattCCACTTCCTAGGACTTAAGGGTTAACACATAGGCCTAAGTGAAGACATAGGCTTATGAAAAATGTTGAATAAAGAATCGAGGATAAATGTCACTCAGTTTACTTCCACGAAACAACTTTGATTTTCATTTATTTCAGATTACACAATTGAAAATCGACCATAATCCTTTTGCCAAAGGATTCCGTGACACTGGCAATGGAAGACGAGAGAAAAGGTAAGGAGTAGAAGTAACTATTCCCTTACTGCACTGCAAAAATGTAACGACTCCTATAGACAGATTTTATAGACACAGAGTCTGACTGTGATGTTAGTGAATTCCAAAAAACGGTCGGCCTACACGACTGTCCTTGCAGTTGCGAAAGGGAATCATTTTATGACAATCCCTTCAACCTACATGTATACTATGTCTTTGACGTTTTATTTACGAGTTGGAAAAGCTAATAGACATAGCTTATTATGTTGTATTTACATTGTTATGGTTCTCAGAGTGCAGAGATCGCAAGAGCAAAATGCAATTTCGAGACTCCTCTAGAAATAGTTTAGCGTTATTGATAGTTAACTCTTCAAAAACTTTTCTTGAACTATGTTGACAACAGTAAACAAGAACGTGGTTTGGTCTGTGGGTTATTAGTTGTCTGCAGTGGGTTTGAATAGATTGATTTCTTCGAACAGACATATGTATCTTGAATGATAAAACGCATCTTCATAATCTGCCATCAAAATTTGCCGTCTACGCATATATGGTAGCCTACATGGCAATCCACGTTTTTTACCTTGAATAAATGATTGGCTAGTTTTTCACACGAATAGTTGTGATGACCAATAACTTTTGTGCCTAATGTAGGAAACAGCTGGCCCTGCAGTCAATTCGCTCATACGAGGAGCACCAGAAAAAAGAGAACGGGACGTCTGACGACTCCTCTGGCGAGCAGGCCTCATTCAAGTGTTTCGGCCAGGCCTCGTCTCCCGTGGTGTTAACTGCGGGGCCTCCCAACCTGAAAGGTAATTGAGCCCAGAGCTACTTTCAGCATCTCACAGCTCACAGACCCACATAGCATAGTAGCCTATGCTTGTAAAAAAGTGAGCTGAAAAATATTTTCCAGTAAGTAGGCTACATTTTGGATTTAGTTTGAGTCCAGATTCCTTTCTTTCGATATCAGTATGCCTGTTGTGTTGAATAATTGCACTACAAATGATTGAATGTTGTCTTGCGCCAACAATAACCTACAAATTATATAACGTGTATGTAGGCTAATTCTTGTAATTGACATTCACAGGATGGCTCTCATGTTCGTGCTAAGCATTTAGCAATCAATTGAATAATATATCTGCCAAAATGATATAGCTTACTGGATAAAGAATAAAGTGAAACATAAAACTAACTGTCGAGATGTAGGCCTGTGCATAGTCACGAACATATGGCTGTTATCTGAACGACAAAAATCGTCAGAATTGTGAAAACACACCATTATGGCGGTTAAAACGAGGACAATTTGGAGGGCGTGATCAATAAGCTGAAGGTTTATCAAAAAATAAGTAGCCTCTGGATTTCAATGTAGCCCAATACATTATGGAATTAGTATTAGGCCCCGTAATATTAGGCCTACTTGGCACGATAGCCAGAAAGTGTAGGCAGAACGCACATTAGGCTAATGTCCTCAAAAAGAGCATGGATTAAAAACGAGGCCTATTTGTTAATATGTGATATAGGCTAATTAAGACCTATACTGATTATATATCTCGTTGTAAATTAATATTTCCACATAGGCCTATACCATCGAAAGTCATGAAAAATGTAATCACGTATGAGTTCCATCCCTCATCACGTAGGCTATAGCCTAGCCTAAGATAATTGTATAAGCATATCTGAAGAATAAAACTCAAAACTAAATTAATCCTGATTAACTGAATTAATTAATAATCCTTCCTCATTTATCACTAACTTTTGACTCATTCCTGATAGACTTTTGCGAGAGTGACGAAGACAGCGACGATGAGAGCAAAGATGGCAACCTAAAGGATGGGCCGGACTCCAGTAAGATCTCAACCACCACGGAGGATGGGAAGGATCATGAGGCGAGCCCGACTAAAGGCCATCAATTCGGTGTCAATGATGCTACCGGCCGGTCTCGGGAAAGCGCCCGGAGGACTGAGAAAAGCCAGGCGGACTCACGACAGAGCCCCATCACCGTTATCTCCAGCACCACTCGGTCCGGAGAAGACCTCAAGAGTCCAAACGGGGACCAGCCCAAAGTGGACGAGTGCAGGTCTATAAGCAAGGAGAGCTACATGCCTTTGACTGTTCAAACTGACAGCAGTCCGCACTTAAGTCAGAGTCACATGCATCATTTTGGATTTCCACCGGGTTTGGCGGGACAGCAGTTTTTCAATCACTTAGGCGGCGCGCATCCctttcttttgcaccccagtcaGTTTAACATGGGAGGCGCGTTCTCGAATATGGCCGCGGGCATGGGCCCCTTACTGGCAGCAGTGTCCTCCGGAGGGGTTAGCACCATGGACACGGCCAGTATGGCGTCACCCTCGCAAAGCCTGACGGGAGCTCATGGACTGCCTTTTCATCTGCAGCAACATGTCTTGGCATCACAGGTAAAACCTGTTTAATTACCACCAGCAGTACTTACAGTAATYCCAGTGTGCTCGCGGTTTTCGTTACATTTGGACCAATATAGCCTACTGGACTATATATGTCAGCATAGATGTTCTTGTCTCCATTAGTTTGTGTAAATGTAACGAATAAAGTATAGGCTAATTTCCATTTCGTTTTAATAGCTTTTTCRTTATGGCGTTAAATGGCACAACAGGGGTGAGCATATTGTAGACAATTGTGTTATAAATAATAACCAAATGTGTTTTATATGGACTCAAGTTTACTTGGATTTTACCTGGAAGGTGTGGATATTATCTGTCTCAATTGTTTAAAGCATATGTTGGGATTTAGGAAGAGACCACCTTAGCGTTGCAACAATAGTTTTAGGCTATAGTGTTGATATGAACTCAGTCATTAAATCTGTGTTTTAGAGGAACATGGCGAATGTTTAAAATACTTCACTGGTTCTGGGAGGGAAAACAACTTATCTGAAATACACAACAGATTTGCTGTTTTACCATCTAGGCCTACTTTCAAAAAACGTGTTGCAGAAATGATTCCTTCTAAATTGCTATGTTCTGTACTTAATGGGCAGCATCATATGCCAACAGGCTATAAATCATTTGTATTtgcatgaacaattaatgaactatTTGCAAAGCTGCATAAAACACGATATCACATGGTTGTGGGTCTAAGATATCGCCTAACACTAGAAAAACTAAATGTTTTGACAATTTGATTCTTGGAAGGATTTCATCGTTTTACGCGAGCATAGAACTTTATATTGTGCTTGTTTTAAGGCTTAATTCTATACATGTATTGGGAATAGGCTTAGGCCCTACACCACACTCTCATTATTGGCCTAAACCATAATACTCATGGCCACAGAAAAGCATCATCGTGTAAATCGCTTTATGAGAAAATTGAAAGTAGCCTATGTCATGTAAGCCTACAGTACATAACATTTCCCATGATCTCTCACGTGTCTGGATTCATTATTCACACTCACTCGCTACATGACCTCCATTCAAAATATACAGAAACAGAGGTCAAGTACATTGCGACAAATTAAAGTGTAGCCTATTTTTCCAGTTTGGTTGTGTTATTATGGTGCGTCAAAGCTAGCGTCTGTTGAATTATATtatgcaggctaaagttaaacgtatatccttcccctcctctctccacagggCCTGGCCATGTCTCCATTTGGGGGCCTGTTCCCTTACCCTTACACGTACATGGCAGCAGCCGCGGCAGCCTCCTCCTCTGTCCACCGACACCCTTTCCTGAACGCAGTGCGCCCCCGCCTCAGGTACAGCCCTTACTCCATCCCTATGAGCGTTCCGGACAGCACTCTGCTCACCACCGCCATCCCCTCCATGGCAAGCAGCGCCGCCGAGCTGAAAGGGGACGGCATGGCCATGAGCCCAGTCTCGGCCACCCAGGACTCCACCTCGGAGGTCACCAGCCGGTCGTCCACCATATCGTCCGGCTCGGTCTCCCTGTCCCCAAAAACTTGCTCTGGGAAAGATTCCACTAACGAGTTGCAGAGCATTCAGCGCTTGGTCAGCGGACTCGATCAAAAACAGGACAGAAAACAAAGCGTGTCCCCTTAGATTCTAATGTtgttgcttttgttgttgttgttgtgataataatgatgataaggACGACAAGGACGAGTATGACGACACCCTTCTAGCAGATGTGGGTTTAGAAAACGGACCTATTGAACAGTTTAGATTTTGAAATGCACTTTGgttatatagcctacacatcTAATGTATGCTATATTTCTTTTTTGTTAAATTAAACAACACTTTTGAATTTGTCCTGTTATTTGAATACCATACAAGTATTGAAACTGAAAGGTTGGCACGGATGATACTCACAGATCTTTGATAAGTTGCTGCTGTGTCCTATAAGTTTATTTTATGTCGGGTTACTGAGTTAACAACATTTGTTTGATTTAATATGCACTCTGAATTGGTTATAATTATTTGAATTAATTTCCTTTTATATTATAGACTGTTGTGTTTGAGGTATTACTGCATAACTATTTGAAGCCTATCATTATGCTCATAGGGTAGGTGACACTTTGCATGCCCTACAAAAAATATGTCTCTTTTATGACTgtagtttttttgtttatttttcaccaAGTTGAAATGAGACGAATAAGGATAAAAACATGATTCAGGCTGATCTTAAAACCAAtctgggaaaaaatgatttaactcCCTCCCCTTTTGCTAAGGATTCAATCAATTGGCCGTCGGTTATTGATTTTACGAACGAATTTTTCTTTATGTCAATTTATAAACACAGGATTATGGAAATACATATTCTGGCACTTGTTTGAAGTAGGCCAAAACAGAACCGAGGATATAAACGTCATGTGCGAGTGGTTGAGACTGTCCTAAAATCGCATGCCGAATCCAGCATAAGTATTCAACTGGCAAAGGAAATCTGAAATAACATTGAAAAGGTAATATTGATRATAAATGTAAATAGttatatatacaaatatttatgTAATTATTTCATATTGATATTGCGTGtaaatagaacagagtagtttGTTTTTGGGGATCTGTCCTTAATTTATTGTCGATATACATGTGTAAAGATAGTTTGTGGGATATTATCCTTGTTTTGCCATCTGCATTTTATATCCCCCTGAATATGGATTTACCTGTACCCCAAATATCCACAGAGCTAGTTATTTTAGCGGACACACTCATGTGCCATTTTACCTTTACCTGTTGTCTCGGTGTGTTAAGTGCTACTGTTCAGACGAATTAAAAAAGAGCACACTGCACCAACGGCTTGAAAAGTTATGAATCATTTTCTCTCAAAAGAAAAGAAACGTGTgtcaaaatataataattttcTGTTTTAAAACATTGCTGCCTGATAGTAAAAGTGCAGAATCTCTTTGAAATATGAAGGTTTCTTTTGTGTTTCTAAAGTTGTCATTGGGTTATGTTGTATTCGATTTTTGTGTAgtttacaacatcaacaatgtgTTCTTGAAAGTttcaataaaatattgaaatgcaGTCTTCATACGTTTCCATGTGTCAGTTTCTTTAGATTATGTAAACTATATTATGTAAAACTATATGGACAAATTACAAGGTGAGGTAATTGCTCCAACCAAATCGGTGCTGCCACACTTTGTCCACTTCAGCAATAGGAGATAGAGGCGTTTAGACTATGATCAAAAAGTGGAGAAATGCTATTAAGATACTCTCAAACTCTTTTAAGCTATCCTACCTGGAATTCCTTCCTGGACACGAGACCGCGACAGAGCGAgtcattgtgtgcgtgtgttttatgGGCCTGCTGAGTAGCCTATTGACTGATTATTTCGACCAAGCTGAATCCTAAAGAATGTAAAATAACTTGATTGCCCTCTCTGCGCCTAGAGTCATGAGTTTAACAACATCATATCTTTATTTGTATATTGTATGGTTAATAAGTAACGGCTGTGGCGCTAGGGAATAAGAGTAAACATGACACAAAGTATCTCAATTGCTCTGTCTATTGCTCACCTGGCGCCTTGGATATCTTACTCGACTTTATTGCACAGAAGGGGGCGGTGCGTCTGCAATAATGTTGAACAGGATTTTCACGTTGACATGCCAGACGGAACGCCACCTAGTGAACACTACACAAACTGCACAATTACTTGACAAAGCACTGCAGGAGGATGATTACTTTGAACAGTGTGGACCCTGACACGATGTAGCCTAGTGTGTGGTGAAGGTATTCAACCAGACATTGAACATTTGAGTGGAGAATAGTTGATAGCAACATTTTGGCCAACTGAAAATAATCAAACCTTATGTCGATGTTTGCTGGAAATTAAGAAATAATTGGTGCCACCAAAACTACAAAAAAATGGcctacaatacaatataataatgCAGAATGAGCATATACATGTAATAACCGTATGTTTATAGTAATTCAAATGTGTCATACTGAATGCTTATTCACTCAGAAGCGTCTAAACACCTATAGGTGTGGTTGATCGTGTCATGTTTACCTCGCCTCGTTTCATTGTCCAATATTGGTGGAGTAATAAACTGATTCGATTGCAGTGTTAGATTCTACATTTTGATTTTGGACTCGCCTCCGAGAGGTGTATTTCATTAGCAACAACTGCAGTATCCACCCCGACAACCCTCTCGCCCCTCCCCctgtcgctctctccctcctctcctctctcctctctctcttctcatcctctcatgtctcttctctcattcctctctctctctctctctctcggtgtctctttcttctctctctctctctctctctctctctctctccctctctctgcatacgtgtgagagagagggggggtagatgTTCAACATATATATTTGCAAATAGAAATCTTCAACAATACAGTGTCAAACATATATCCACATGTAGGCCTATCTATCCATGTATTCGAGGCAATTGACCTGGGATATCACTTTCAATTATCTGTGAATGGGATCATCAGACCTTGGAAGAGTATGCTTTAGCTATCTCTGTTACATTCCCATTTAATACTATACAATCTCCATTACTCTTGCACCTGCCAGCTTAAGCGCAGTTGCCCCGGCCGTGTCCTTGTTAACGCCATTTCCACCGTAGCAGCGCATGCCACCGCACTTTGCTCCGCGCGGGCGCGCGGAACTGGCTTCTGTCGAGCTGGCGCGTTCCTGGAAATTGTCAATACAGTTGATTCATCAAAACACAACATCCATTATATTGTTTGTATGCCTTGTCAGTAGCCTATGTCTTGTGATGTCTTTATTTCTGACTGTTTTGAAGGCTGTGCTATGTCTGTATTGGGCAAAGATAATTTTTTAAAGGACAATACATTGTTATTGTCCTATAGCCTACCTTTCTATTGTGATACTGGTCACTTCAATGTTGGATTTAGTGTCATGTCCCGTGCCCCACAGACCTACAAAATAACCAGGTATTTCGCTACCATCAATATGAATTTTTTGATTATAATATAGGAGAGACCATTGCATCTGGTGATTTGCCAATGGGCCCACAGTCTGATGTTCAAACTACTAGCCTTAAWGAGCTTGAGTGCGTAAAAAGTAATTTCCCAGTTCTATAGCGCCGCTCAGTGGCTATATAGGCCCAATATGACTTATTGCATCAAGTCAAAGATTTACAAGTCAACTGCGTGGATGTATYAATAAACTATTAATTCCCAATTCCCAATTAATAAAATCGAGTTGAAACATAAACCCGTTCAATTAATTATTGAGTCACATAGGCCTACCTGTAGGCTATTGACACTATAGGCTATAATTTCATGTCTGACAGTCAGACATTTTACATGGTGTCTGTCTCCCT is a window of Salvelinus sp. IW2-2015 linkage group LG5, ASM291031v2, whole genome shotgun sequence DNA encoding:
- the LOC111964013 gene encoding T-box transcription factor TBX3-like isoform X3, whose translation is MSFLMRDPVIQGTSMAYHPFLPHRGPEFAMSAMLGHQPPFFPALALPHNGSLGSLSLPGALGKPIMDQLMGAAESGLHFSSLGHQAAAAHLRPLKTLEPEEEVEDDPKVHLEAKELWETFHKRGTEMVITKSGRRMFPPFKVRCTGLDKKAKYILLMDIVAADDCRYKFHNSRWMVAGKADPEMPKRMYIHPDSPATGEQWMSKVVNFHKLKLTNNISDKHGFVSSSNTILNSMHKYQPRFHIVRANDILKLPYSTFRTYVFPETDFIAVTAYQNDKITQLKIDHNPFAKGFRDTGNGRREKRKQLALQSIRSYEEHQKKENGTSDDSSGEQASFKCFGQASSPVVLTAGPPNLKDFCESDEDSDDESKDGNLKDGPDSSKISTTTEDGKDHEASPTKGHQFGVNDATGRSRESARRTEKSQADSRQSPITVISSTTRSGEDLKSPNGDQPKVDECRSISKESYMPLTVQTDSSPHLSQSHMHHFGFPPGLAGQQFFNHLGGAHPFLLHPSQFNMGGAFSNMAAGMGPLLAAVSSGGVSTMDTASMASPSQSLTGAHGLPFHLQQHVLASQGLAMSPFGGLFPYPYTYMAAAAAASSSVHRHPFLNAVRPRLRYSPYSIPMSVPDSTLLTTAIPSMASSAAELKGDGMAMSPVSATQDSTSEVTSRSSTISSGSVSLSPKTCSGKDSTNELQSIQRLVSGLDQKQDRKQSVSP
- the LOC111964013 gene encoding T-box transcription factor TBX3-like isoform X4; amino-acid sequence: MSFLMRDPVIQGTSMAYHPFLPHRGPEFAMSAMLGHQPPFFPALALPHNGSLGSLSLPGALGKPIMDQLMGAAESGLHFSSLGHQAAAAHLRPLKTLEPEEEVEDDPKVHLEAKELWETFHKRGTEMVITKSGRRMFPPFKVRCTGLDKKAKYILLMDIVAADDCRYKFHNSRWMVAGKADPEMPKRMYIHPDSPATGEQWMSKVVNFHKLKLTNNISDKHGFTILNSMHKYQPRFHIVRANDILKLPYSTFRTYVFPETDFIAVTAYQNDKITQLKIDHNPFAKGFRDTGNGRREKRKQLALQSIRSYEEHQKKENGTSDDSSGEQASFKCFGQASSPVVLTAGPPNLKDFCESDEDSDDESKDGNLKDGPDSSKISTTTEDGKDHEASPTKGHQFGVNDATGRSRESARRTEKSQADSRQSPITVISSTTRSGEDLKSPNGDQPKVDECRSISKESYMPLTVQTDSSPHLSQSHMHHFGFPPGLAGQQFFNHLGGAHPFLLHPSQFNMGGAFSNMAAGMGPLLAAVSSGGVSTMDTASMASPSQSLTGAHGLPFHLQQHVLASQGLAMSPFGGLFPYPYTYMAAAAAASSSVHRHPFLNAVRPRLRYSPYSIPMSVPDSTLLTTAIPSMASSAAELKGDGMAMSPVSATQDSTSEVTSRSSTISSGSVSLSPKTCSGKDSTNELQSIQRLVSGLDQKQDRKQSVSP
- the LOC111964013 gene encoding T-box transcription factor TBX3-like isoform X1 → MSFLMRDPVIQGTSMAYHPFLPHRGPEFAMSAMLGHQPPFFPALALPHNGSLGSLSLPGALGKPIMDQLMGAAESGLHFSSLGHQAAAAHLRPLKTLEPEEEVEDDPKVHLEAKELWETFHKRGTEMVITKSGRRMFPPFKVRCTGLDKKAKYILLMDIVAADDCRYKFHNSRWMVAGKADPEMPKRMYIHPDSPATGEQWMSKVVNFHKLKLTNNISDKHGFVSSSNNSLLFQTILNSMHKYQPRFHIVRANDILKLPYSTFRTYVFPETDFIAVTAYQNDKITQLKIDHNPFAKGFRDTGNGRREKRKQLALQSIRSYEEHQKKENGTSDDSSGEQASFKCFGQASSPVVLTAGPPNLKDFCESDEDSDDESKDGNLKDGPDSSKISTTTEDGKDHEASPTKGHQFGVNDATGRSRESARRTEKSQADSRQSPITVISSTTRSGEDLKSPNGDQPKVDECRSISKESYMPLTVQTDSSPHLSQSHMHHFGFPPGLAGQQFFNHLGGAHPFLLHPSQFNMGGAFSNMAAGMGPLLAAVSSGGVSTMDTASMASPSQSLTGAHGLPFHLQQHVLASQGLAMSPFGGLFPYPYTYMAAAAAASSSVHRHPFLNAVRPRLRYSPYSIPMSVPDSTLLTTAIPSMASSAAELKGDGMAMSPVSATQDSTSEVTSRSSTISSGSVSLSPKTCSGKDSTNELQSIQRLVSGLDQKQDRKQSVSP